The following are encoded in a window of Variovorax paradoxus genomic DNA:
- the prmC gene encoding peptide chain release factor N(5)-glutamine methyltransferase — MTDATAPSTVAQALAAAVALGIDRLDAQLLLLHALGRPVNDRAWLLAHDTDPFPGEAWPAFAARLSRRTAGEPVAYLLGEKEFHGLQLQVDARVLVPRPDTETLVEWALACLDGRPAPRVLDLGTGSGAIALALQHARPDAQVDAVDASADALAVARANAQRLGLPVRFTESSWLDGAADGYAVIASNPPYIAAGDPHLPALRHEPTRALVAGADGLDDIRQIVRDAPAHLADGGWLLLEHGHDQAEAVRQLLAARGFAEVQSRDDLAGIARCSGGIWRTVK, encoded by the coding sequence ACCGACTCGACGCCCAGTTGCTGCTGCTGCACGCGCTGGGCCGCCCCGTGAACGACCGCGCCTGGCTGCTCGCACACGACACCGATCCGTTTCCCGGCGAGGCCTGGCCTGCGTTCGCGGCCCGGCTGTCGCGCCGCACGGCGGGCGAGCCGGTCGCCTACCTGCTGGGCGAGAAGGAATTCCACGGCCTGCAGCTGCAGGTCGATGCCCGCGTGCTGGTGCCGCGCCCCGACACCGAAACGTTGGTCGAGTGGGCCCTCGCCTGCCTCGATGGTCGCCCGGCCCCGCGCGTGCTCGACCTCGGCACGGGCAGCGGCGCGATCGCGCTGGCGCTGCAGCATGCACGGCCCGACGCGCAGGTCGACGCGGTCGACGCCAGCGCCGACGCGCTCGCGGTGGCCCGGGCCAACGCGCAGCGCCTGGGCCTGCCGGTGCGCTTCACCGAATCGAGCTGGCTCGACGGCGCCGCCGACGGCTACGCGGTCATCGCCAGCAACCCGCCGTACATCGCCGCCGGCGATCCGCACCTGCCCGCGCTGCGCCATGAGCCGACCCGCGCGCTGGTGGCGGGCGCCGACGGCCTCGACGACATCCGCCAGATCGTGCGCGACGCGCCCGCCCACCTCGCCGACGGCGGCTGGCTGCTGCTGGAACACGGCCACGACCAGGCCGAGGCGGTGCGCCAGCTGCTGGCCGCGCGCGGCTTTGCCGAAGTGCAAAGCCGCGACGACCTTGCCGGCATCGCCCGCTGCTCCGGCGGCATCTGGCGCACGGTGAAATAA
- the grxD gene encoding Grx4 family monothiol glutaredoxin: MSDAQQRIDDLVKSNELVLFMKGNASFPMCGFSGRAIQILKAVGVDTKALKTVNVLEDDGIRQGIKEYSNWPTIPQLYVKGEFVGGSDIMMEMYESGELQQVIGGGASA, encoded by the coding sequence ATGTCCGACGCTCAACAACGCATCGACGACCTCGTCAAATCCAACGAACTCGTGCTCTTCATGAAGGGCAACGCCAGCTTCCCGATGTGCGGCTTCTCGGGCCGCGCCATCCAGATCCTCAAGGCCGTGGGGGTCGACACCAAGGCGCTCAAGACCGTCAACGTGCTCGAAGACGACGGCATCCGCCAGGGCATCAAGGAATACAGCAACTGGCCCACCATCCCCCAGCTCTACGTGAAGGGTGAGTTCGTGGGCGGCTCGGACATCATGATGGAGATGTACGAGTCGGGCGAGCTGCAGCAGGTGATCGGCGGCGGCGCGTCCGCCTGA
- a CDS encoding hemolysin family protein, with product MTLTQSLLIIALLIAMSAFFSLAEICLAASRRLRLRQMADEGDPRAEKVLRVQEQPGHYFTVVQIGLNAVAILGGVVGEGSLSPYFARFFENWLSVEVAANIAFLCSFVIVIAVFLVFADLFPKRLGMSAPERLAVRIVGPMLLLITAFKPLVWFFTRATDLLFKVLGMPMARDDKITSADILAMTEAGAQAGVLAAREQQVIANVFELDTRLVSSVMTARESIAWFLHDDPESVLRARIVAEPFSAYPVCDGDIDHVLGYVDAKDMFQRVLSGQPLAFDQGLTLHKALVIPDRLSLTEVLEQFQQAREDFAIIVNEYSLVVGVITLNDVMSTVMGDLVSTSTPEEEQIVKRDENSWLIDGITPIQDVQRALHIDELPHAEEYETLAGFLMVMLRRVPKRTDSVTWGGYTFEVMDVDSYRIDQVMVTRGSATAKAVVAD from the coding sequence ATGACTCTCACCCAAAGCCTGCTCATCATCGCGCTGCTGATCGCGATGAGCGCCTTCTTCTCCCTCGCCGAAATCTGCCTGGCCGCCTCGCGCCGCCTGCGTCTGCGCCAGATGGCCGACGAGGGCGACCCGCGCGCGGAAAAGGTGCTGCGCGTGCAGGAGCAGCCGGGCCACTATTTCACCGTGGTGCAGATCGGCCTGAACGCCGTGGCGATCCTCGGCGGCGTGGTCGGCGAAGGCTCGCTGAGCCCGTATTTCGCGCGCTTCTTCGAGAACTGGCTGAGCGTGGAGGTCGCGGCCAACATCGCCTTCCTGTGCTCGTTCGTGATCGTGATCGCGGTGTTCCTGGTGTTCGCCGACCTGTTCCCCAAGCGCCTGGGCATGAGCGCGCCCGAGCGGCTTGCCGTGCGCATCGTCGGGCCGATGCTGCTGCTGATCACCGCCTTCAAGCCGCTGGTGTGGTTCTTCACGCGCGCGACCGATTTGCTGTTCAAGGTGCTCGGCATGCCGATGGCGCGCGACGACAAGATCACCTCGGCCGACATCCTTGCCATGACCGAGGCCGGCGCGCAGGCCGGCGTGCTGGCGGCGCGCGAGCAGCAGGTGATTGCCAACGTGTTCGAGCTCGACACGCGCCTCGTCAGCAGCGTGATGACGGCGCGCGAAAGCATCGCCTGGTTTTTGCACGACGACCCCGAGTCGGTGCTGCGCGCGCGCATCGTGGCCGAGCCGTTTTCGGCCTACCCGGTGTGCGACGGCGACATCGACCACGTGCTGGGTTACGTGGATGCCAAGGACATGTTCCAGCGCGTGCTCAGCGGCCAGCCGCTGGCCTTCGACCAGGGCCTGACGCTGCACAAGGCGCTGGTGATTCCCGACCGGTTGTCGCTCACCGAAGTGCTCGAGCAGTTCCAGCAGGCGCGCGAAGACTTCGCGATCATCGTCAACGAATACAGCCTGGTGGTCGGCGTGATCACGCTCAACGACGTGATGAGCACGGTGATGGGCGACCTGGTGTCGACGTCGACGCCCGAAGAAGAACAGATCGTGAAGCGCGACGAGAACTCGTGGCTGATCGACGGCATCACGCCCATCCAGGACGTGCAGCGCGCTCTGCACATCGACGAGCTGCCGCATGCCGAGGAATATGAAACGCTGGCCGGCTTCCTCATGGTGATGCTGCGCCGCGTGCCCAAGCGCACGGACAGCGTGACCTGGGGCGGCTACACCTTCGAGGTGATGGACGTCGACAGCTACCGCATCGACCAGGTGATGGTGACCAGGGGATCGGCCACCGCCAAGGCCGTGGTCGCCGACTGA
- a CDS encoding lytic transglycosylase domain-containing protein, with protein sequence MSVAGGLSRRSCLLGSAAAGALTALSLPQTAWAGAQIEEPLIDSVRTALSSAVHNKAPPVPQFADTEARLAYLRWLGEMSERLRKKVADPSTRIEFLQTVWYEAKRSGLDVSLVLGLIQVESNFRKFAVSSAGARGYMQVMPFWTRVIGDSDSAKLFHMQTNLRFGCVILRHYLDREKGDLFMTLGRYNGSRGRAPYPNAVFANQRLWAYVDKERERDRSAA encoded by the coding sequence ATGAGCGTGGCGGGCGGCTTGTCGCGACGCAGCTGCCTGCTGGGCAGCGCCGCCGCCGGCGCCCTCACAGCTCTGTCACTGCCGCAAACGGCCTGGGCCGGCGCGCAGATCGAAGAGCCGCTGATCGACTCGGTGCGCACCGCGCTGAGTTCGGCCGTCCACAACAAGGCGCCGCCGGTGCCGCAGTTTGCCGACACCGAGGCCCGCCTTGCGTACCTGCGGTGGCTCGGCGAAATGAGCGAGCGCCTGCGCAAGAAGGTCGCTGACCCATCGACGCGCATCGAGTTCTTGCAGACTGTCTGGTACGAGGCCAAGCGCTCGGGGCTCGACGTGAGCCTGGTGCTGGGCCTGATCCAGGTCGAGAGCAACTTCCGCAAGTTCGCCGTCTCCAGTGCGGGCGCGCGCGGCTACATGCAGGTGATGCCGTTCTGGACCCGCGTGATCGGCGACAGCGACTCCGCCAAGCTGTTCCACATGCAGACCAACCTGCGCTTCGGCTGCGTGATCCTGCGCCACTACCTCGACCGCGAGAAGGGCGACCTGTTCATGACGCTGGGCCGCTACAACGGCAGCCGCGGCAGGGCGCCGTATCCGAACGCCGTGTTCGCGAACCAGCGGCTCTGGGCCTACGTCGACAAGGAACGCGAGCGCGACCGCTCGGCGGCCTGA
- a CDS encoding proline--tRNA ligase: MKASRFFVSTLKEAPADAEVASHRLMMRAGMIKKLGTGIYTYMPMGLRVIRKVEAIVREEMNRAGAVELAMPVVQPAEFWQETGRFDKMGPELLRIKDRHDRDFVIQPTSEEVVTDIARQEIRSYKQLPKNFYQIQTKFRDERRPRFGLMRGREFIMKDAYSFDRDLDAAKASYQVMAQAYRNIFDRFGLRYRAVAADSGAIGGDLSEEFQVIAATGEDAIVYCPDSTYAANMEKAEALAPAGPRPAAANALEKTPTPGKATCADVAELLGVPLATTVKSLVLATDVLDAAGDIKGAQIWLLLLRGDHDMNEIKVSKLPGLDKGFRFATTAEIDEHFGCKPGYLGPLNLKKPVKLVADREAAVLADWITGANEVDFHMTGVNWGRDLPEPDLVADLRNVVAGDASPDGKGVLAIERGIEVGHVFVLGTKYSKDMNATYLDEGGKPQFLEMGCYGIGITRLPAAAIEQNHDERGIIWPDALAPFTVVVCPIGMDRSPEVKVAAEALYEALLAKGVDVLLDDRGERPGAMFADWELIGVPHRVVISDRGLKEGQLEYQGRRDTAATKVPAAGIADFIAGKLAA; the protein is encoded by the coding sequence ATGAAAGCTTCCCGATTTTTTGTCTCCACCCTGAAGGAAGCGCCCGCTGACGCGGAGGTCGCGAGCCATCGGCTCATGATGCGCGCCGGCATGATCAAGAAGCTCGGCACGGGCATCTACACGTACATGCCCATGGGCCTGCGCGTGATCCGCAAGGTCGAGGCCATCGTGCGCGAAGAGATGAACCGCGCCGGCGCCGTCGAGCTCGCGATGCCCGTGGTGCAGCCGGCCGAGTTCTGGCAAGAGACCGGCCGCTTCGACAAGATGGGCCCCGAGCTGCTGCGCATCAAGGACCGCCACGACCGCGACTTCGTGATCCAGCCGACCAGCGAAGAGGTGGTGACCGACATCGCCCGCCAGGAAATCCGCAGCTACAAGCAGCTGCCGAAGAATTTCTACCAGATCCAGACCAAGTTCCGTGACGAGCGTCGTCCGCGCTTCGGTCTGATGCGCGGGCGCGAGTTCATCATGAAGGACGCCTACAGCTTCGACCGCGACCTCGACGCGGCCAAGGCCAGCTACCAGGTGATGGCCCAAGCCTACCGCAACATCTTCGACCGCTTCGGCCTGCGCTACCGCGCCGTGGCGGCCGACAGCGGCGCCATCGGCGGTGACCTGAGCGAAGAGTTCCAGGTGATCGCCGCCACCGGCGAAGACGCGATCGTCTACTGCCCCGACAGCACCTACGCCGCCAACATGGAAAAAGCCGAGGCACTGGCCCCGGCCGGCCCGCGTCCTGCCGCCGCCAATGCGCTCGAGAAGACGCCCACGCCCGGCAAGGCGACCTGCGCCGACGTGGCCGAGCTGCTCGGCGTGCCGCTGGCCACCACCGTCAAGTCGCTGGTGCTGGCCACCGACGTTCTCGATGCCGCCGGCGACATCAAGGGCGCGCAGATCTGGTTGCTGCTGCTGCGCGGTGACCACGACATGAACGAGATCAAGGTCAGCAAGCTGCCCGGCCTCGACAAGGGCTTCCGCTTTGCCACCACCGCCGAGATCGACGAGCACTTCGGCTGCAAGCCGGGCTACCTCGGCCCGCTGAACCTCAAGAAGCCCGTCAAGCTCGTGGCCGACCGCGAAGCCGCCGTGCTGGCCGACTGGATCACCGGCGCCAACGAGGTCGACTTCCACATGACCGGCGTCAACTGGGGCCGCGACCTGCCCGAGCCCGACCTGGTGGCCGACCTGCGCAACGTGGTCGCCGGCGACGCCTCGCCCGACGGCAAGGGCGTGCTGGCCATCGAGCGCGGCATCGAAGTGGGCCACGTCTTCGTGCTCGGCACCAAGTACAGCAAGGACATGAACGCCACCTATCTCGACGAAGGCGGCAAGCCGCAGTTCCTCGAGATGGGCTGCTACGGCATCGGCATCACGCGCCTGCCCGCCGCCGCCATCGAACAGAACCACGACGAGCGCGGCATCATCTGGCCCGACGCGCTGGCGCCGTTCACGGTGGTGGTCTGCCCGATCGGCATGGACCGCAGCCCCGAGGTCAAGGTCGCGGCCGAAGCGCTCTACGAAGCGCTGCTGGCCAAGGGCGTCGACGTGCTGCTCGACGACCGCGGCGAGCGCCCCGGCGCAATGTTCGCCGACTGGGAACTGATCGGCGTGCCGCACCGCGTGGTGATCTCCGACCGCGGCCTCAAGGAAGGCCAGCTCGAGTACCAGGGCCGGCGCGACACCGCGGCCACCAAGGTGCCTGCCGCCGGCATCGCCGACTTCATCGCCGGCAAGCTCGCGGCATGA
- a CDS encoding RNA pyrophosphohydrolase: MLDRDGFRPNVGIILLNQRNQVFWGKRIRTHSWQFPQGGIDRGESPEQAMFRELHEEVGLHPEHVRIVARTRDWLRYEVPDRFIRRDARGHYKGQKQIWYLLQLVGHDWDLNLRATDHPEFDAWRWHDYWVPLDVVVEFKRGVYEMALTELARYLPRQDFRNRFLRSNVRAREFERHTLDHGAPAGLDLPPGGSFDPHPDIPSASDEPPPKNSAPSSFPTPR; encoded by the coding sequence ATGCTCGACCGGGACGGCTTCAGGCCCAACGTCGGCATCATCCTGCTCAACCAGAGAAACCAGGTTTTCTGGGGCAAGCGCATACGCACGCATTCCTGGCAGTTTCCGCAAGGCGGCATCGACCGTGGCGAAAGTCCCGAGCAAGCCATGTTCCGGGAACTGCACGAGGAAGTCGGGCTCCATCCGGAGCATGTGCGCATCGTGGCCCGTACCCGCGACTGGTTGCGCTACGAGGTGCCGGATCGGTTCATCCGCCGTGACGCACGGGGCCACTACAAAGGCCAGAAGCAGATCTGGTATCTGCTGCAACTTGTCGGCCACGACTGGGATCTCAACCTGCGTGCCACCGACCATCCCGAATTCGACGCTTGGCGCTGGCATGACTACTGGGTCCCGCTCGACGTGGTCGTCGAGTTCAAGCGCGGCGTCTACGAGATGGCGCTTACCGAGCTTGCTCGCTACCTGCCCCGGCAGGATTTCCGCAACCGCTTCCTGCGCAGCAACGTGCGCGCCCGAGAATTCGAGCGCCACACGCTGGACCATGGAGCACCTGCGGGCCTCGACCTGCCGCCCGGCGGCAGCTTCGATCCGCATCCCGACATTCCTTCTGCGAGCGATGAACCTCCTCCCAAGAACAGCGCGCCTTCTTCTTTCCCGACGCCACGCTGA
- a CDS encoding CNP1-like family protein, translating into MNLLPRTARLLLSRRHAERALVIACVSLLAACASRGYDTDNPDWAQAGMPPAPKSTEQDKEWEETAVPPPPTFSEARLLPIAMPPYMTLKFGVDPNTIAITKDGIVRYVVVAQNRAGGAVNAFYEGVRCSTAEMKSYARFNNGAWQETKSPEWKRVKDMNSSYVPALASQGLCRGNAPRSSVNEMVQNIRNPLRELP; encoded by the coding sequence ATGAACCTCCTCCCAAGAACAGCGCGCCTTCTTCTTTCCCGACGCCACGCTGAGCGTGCGCTCGTCATCGCCTGCGTCAGCCTGCTGGCTGCCTGCGCCTCCCGCGGCTACGACACCGACAACCCCGACTGGGCCCAAGCCGGCATGCCACCCGCGCCGAAGAGCACCGAGCAGGACAAGGAGTGGGAAGAAACCGCAGTGCCGCCGCCGCCCACCTTCAGCGAAGCGCGTCTGCTGCCGATCGCCATGCCGCCCTACATGACGCTGAAGTTCGGCGTCGACCCGAACACCATCGCCATCACGAAGGACGGCATCGTGCGCTACGTGGTGGTGGCGCAGAACCGGGCGGGCGGTGCCGTCAATGCGTTCTACGAAGGCGTGCGCTGCTCGACGGCAGAGATGAAGAGCTATGCCCGCTTCAACAACGGTGCCTGGCAGGAAACGAAGTCGCCCGAGTGGAAGCGCGTGAAGGACATGAACTCCAGCTACGTGCCGGCGCTGGCGTCCCAAGGCCTGTGCCGGGGCAACGCGCCGCGCAGCTCGGTCAACGAGATGGTGCAGAACATCCGCAATCCGCTGCGCGAACTGCCGTGA
- the proB gene encoding glutamate 5-kinase, producing MTSNSGSTALRDARRIVVKVGSSLVTNEGRGLDEAAIGEWCRQLAQLVRDGREVVMVSSGAIAEGMKRLGWKTRPHAIHELQAAAAVGQMGLAQMYETKLRENQIGSAQVLLTHADLADRERYLNARSTLVTLLRLGVVPVINENDTVVNDEIKFGDNDTLGALVANLVEADALVILTDQKGLYTADPRKDPDAKFVHEAAAGDPALEAMAGGAGSSIGRGGMITKILAAKRAAGSGASTVIAWGREADALLRLTRGESIGTLLVAQTAKHQARKRWMADHLQLRGAVIVDAGAAAKVRGEGKSLLPIGMTSVSGEFSRGDVIAVRDVDGVELARGLANYSSVEARLLCRKPSAEFERLLGYAAEPEMVHRDNMVLMPG from the coding sequence ATGACCTCGAATTCCGGTTCCACTGCCTTGCGGGATGCCCGCCGTATCGTCGTCAAGGTGGGCTCCAGCCTTGTGACCAACGAGGGGCGCGGCCTCGACGAAGCCGCCATCGGCGAGTGGTGCCGGCAGCTGGCGCAGCTGGTGCGCGACGGGCGCGAAGTGGTCATGGTGTCGAGCGGCGCGATCGCCGAAGGCATGAAGCGCCTCGGCTGGAAAACCCGGCCGCACGCGATCCACGAGCTGCAGGCGGCGGCGGCCGTCGGGCAGATGGGCCTGGCCCAGATGTACGAGACCAAACTGCGCGAGAACCAGATCGGCAGCGCGCAGGTGCTGCTGACGCATGCCGACCTGGCAGACCGGGAGCGCTATCTCAATGCGCGCTCGACCCTCGTCACCTTGCTGCGCCTGGGCGTGGTGCCAGTCATCAACGAGAACGACACCGTCGTCAACGACGAGATCAAGTTCGGCGACAACGACACGCTCGGCGCGCTGGTCGCCAACCTGGTCGAAGCCGATGCGCTAGTCATCCTGACCGACCAGAAGGGCTTGTACACGGCCGATCCGCGCAAGGACCCCGACGCCAAGTTCGTGCACGAGGCCGCCGCAGGCGACCCGGCGCTCGAAGCCATGGCGGGCGGCGCCGGCTCGAGCATCGGGCGGGGCGGCATGATCACCAAGATCCTTGCGGCCAAGCGTGCGGCGGGTTCCGGCGCCTCGACGGTCATCGCCTGGGGCCGCGAAGCCGACGCGCTGCTGCGGCTCACGCGCGGCGAGTCCATCGGCACGCTGCTGGTGGCGCAGACCGCCAAGCACCAGGCGCGCAAGCGCTGGATGGCCGATCACCTGCAGCTGCGTGGGGCTGTCATCGTCGACGCCGGCGCGGCTGCCAAGGTGCGCGGCGAAGGCAAGAGCTTGCTGCCGATCGGCATGACGAGCGTGTCGGGTGAATTCTCGCGCGGCGACGTGATCGCAGTACGCGATGTCGACGGTGTCGAGCTGGCCCGCGGGCTGGCCAACTATTCGAGCGTGGAGGCCCGGCTGCTGTGCCGCAAGCCGTCAGCGGAATTCGAGCGACTGCTGGGTTACGCGGCCGAGCCGGAGATGGTGCACCGCGACAACATGGTGTTGATGCCCGGTTGA
- the cgtA gene encoding Obg family GTPase CgtA: MKFVDEAFIDIAAGDGGNGCVSFRHEKYKEFGGPNGGDGGRGGHVFAVADSNLNTLVDFRYSRRHEAKRGEHGMGSDMFGAAGDDIVLRMPVGTIITDAETGEVLYEMLTEGEVVTIAKGGDGGFGNMRFKSAINRAPRQKTPGWPGEKKSLKLELKVLADVGLLGMPNAGKSTLISAISNARPRIADYPFTTLHPNLGVVRVGPEQSFVVADLPGLIEGASEGAGLGHLFLRHLQRTRLLLHVVDMAPFDDAVDPVAQAKAIVGELKKYDAALFEKPRWLVLNKLDMVPGDERAALVKDFVKRLRFKGPVFEISALTREGCEHLIKAVYQQVKAQQVAEHETVVVDPRFVPLPPEGS, encoded by the coding sequence ATGAAGTTCGTCGACGAAGCCTTCATCGACATCGCCGCGGGCGATGGCGGCAACGGCTGCGTGTCGTTCCGACATGAGAAGTACAAAGAGTTCGGCGGCCCCAACGGCGGCGACGGCGGCCGTGGCGGCCACGTGTTCGCGGTGGCCGACTCGAACCTCAACACCCTGGTCGATTTCCGCTACTCGCGCCGGCACGAAGCCAAGCGCGGCGAGCACGGCATGGGCTCCGACATGTTCGGCGCCGCGGGCGATGACATCGTCCTCAGGATGCCGGTCGGCACGATCATCACCGACGCCGAAACCGGCGAGGTTCTGTACGAGATGCTCACGGAAGGTGAGGTCGTCACGATCGCCAAGGGCGGCGACGGCGGTTTCGGCAACATGCGCTTCAAGAGCGCGATCAACCGTGCGCCGCGCCAGAAGACGCCTGGCTGGCCCGGCGAGAAGAAGAGCCTTAAGCTCGAACTCAAGGTGCTGGCCGACGTGGGCCTGCTGGGCATGCCCAATGCGGGCAAGTCGACCCTGATCAGCGCGATCTCGAATGCCCGTCCCCGTATTGCGGACTACCCCTTCACCACACTGCACCCCAACCTGGGTGTGGTGCGCGTCGGTCCGGAGCAAAGCTTCGTGGTCGCCGACCTGCCCGGCCTGATCGAAGGCGCGTCCGAAGGCGCCGGCCTCGGTCACCTGTTCCTGCGGCACTTGCAGCGCACGCGCCTGCTGCTGCACGTGGTCGACATGGCGCCGTTCGACGATGCCGTCGATCCGGTCGCCCAGGCCAAGGCCATCGTGGGTGAACTGAAGAAGTACGATGCCGCGCTCTTCGAAAAGCCGCGCTGGCTGGTGCTGAACAAGCTCGACATGGTGCCTGGCGACGAGCGCGCGGCGCTGGTCAAGGACTTCGTCAAGCGCCTGCGCTTCAAGGGCCCGGTCTTCGAGATCTCGGCGCTCACGCGCGAAGGCTGCGAGCACCTGATCAAGGCCGTGTACCAGCAGGTCAAGGCCCAGCAGGTGGCCGAGCACGAGACCGTCGTGGTCGATCCGCGCTTCGTTCCGCTGCCGCCGGAAGGAAGCTGA
- the rpmA gene encoding 50S ribosomal protein L27 yields the protein MAQKKGGGSTRNGRDSKPKMLGVKAFGGELISAGSIIVRQRGTQFHPGVNVGVGKDHTLFALVDGHVSFGHKGALNKHMVNVTPAA from the coding sequence ATGGCACAGAAAAAAGGCGGCGGCTCAACGCGAAACGGGCGCGATTCCAAGCCCAAGATGCTCGGCGTGAAGGCCTTCGGCGGCGAACTGATCAGCGCAGGCTCGATCATCGTGCGCCAGCGCGGCACCCAGTTCCACCCCGGCGTGAACGTCGGCGTGGGCAAGGACCACACGCTCTTCGCCCTGGTCGACGGCCACGTGTCGTTCGGTCACAAGGGTGCGCTGAACAAGCACATGGTCAACGTGACGCCCGCGGCCTAA
- the rplU gene encoding 50S ribosomal protein L21, whose translation MYAVIKTGGKQYRVASGEKIKVEQIAADVGQEIVIDQVLAVGNGAEIKVGTPLVSGATVTVTVLSHGKHDKVGIFKMRRRKHYQKRQGHRQQFTELQIGAIAG comes from the coding sequence ATGTACGCGGTCATAAAAACCGGCGGCAAGCAATATCGCGTTGCTTCCGGCGAAAAAATTAAAGTAGAACAGATTGCTGCGGACGTAGGCCAGGAAATCGTGATCGACCAGGTTCTGGCTGTCGGAAACGGCGCTGAAATCAAGGTTGGCACGCCCCTGGTGTCCGGCGCAACGGTGACAGTCACGGTACTGTCGCACGGCAAGCACGACAAGGTCGGCATCTTCAAGATGCGCCGTCGCAAGCACTATCAAAAACGTCAAGGCCATCGCCAGCAGTTCACCGAACTGCAAATCGGCGCGATCGCCGGCTAA
- a CDS encoding polyprenyl synthetase family protein, whose amino-acid sequence MPVPAADTSPTATVLDLIAGDMVEVDRVIALRLNTGVPLVSQVSQYIISAGGKRLRPALLLLMAGALGYTGDQRFNLAAVVEFIHTATLLHDDVVDESTLRRGRATANESFGNPASVLVGDFLYSRAFQMMLDANNMRIMQILAEATNVIAEGEVLQLMNMHDASLDEAAYLRVIRSKTAKLFEASTRLAAVLAGTTPEVEEACATYGQALGTAFQVIDDVLDYAGDAQETGKNVGDDLREGKTTLPLIFAMQRGTPEQSALVRAAIEAGDTAQLGKIVEIVRETGALEASRAAAAAEAERAIHALRNLPSNLHASGLLQLAAQLLERRA is encoded by the coding sequence TTGCCAGTTCCCGCCGCCGACACCTCCCCCACCGCCACCGTGCTGGACCTGATTGCCGGCGACATGGTCGAAGTCGACCGTGTGATCGCCCTGCGACTGAACACCGGCGTTCCGCTGGTCAGCCAGGTTTCGCAATACATCATCTCGGCCGGCGGCAAGCGACTGCGGCCGGCGCTCTTGCTGCTCATGGCGGGCGCACTCGGCTACACCGGCGACCAACGCTTCAATCTGGCGGCCGTGGTGGAGTTCATCCACACCGCCACCCTGCTGCACGACGACGTGGTCGACGAGTCGACTCTGCGACGCGGTCGCGCAACCGCCAACGAATCCTTCGGCAATCCCGCCAGCGTGCTGGTGGGAGACTTCCTGTACTCGCGCGCCTTCCAGATGATGTTGGATGCAAACAACATGCGCATCATGCAGATCCTGGCCGAAGCGACCAACGTGATCGCGGAAGGCGAAGTGCTGCAGCTGATGAACATGCACGACGCCTCGCTGGACGAAGCGGCGTACCTGCGCGTGATCCGCTCCAAGACCGCCAAGCTCTTCGAGGCGAGCACCCGGTTGGCAGCCGTGCTGGCCGGCACCACGCCCGAAGTCGAAGAAGCCTGCGCCACCTATGGACAAGCGCTGGGCACCGCCTTCCAGGTGATCGACGACGTACTCGACTACGCAGGCGACGCCCAGGAAACCGGGAAGAACGTCGGCGACGACTTGCGCGAAGGCAAGACGACCTTGCCGCTGATCTTCGCCATGCAACGCGGCACGCCCGAACAGAGCGCACTTGTGCGCGCTGCCATCGAGGCCGGCGACACCGCCCAGTTAGGGAAAATCGTCGAGATCGTTCGCGAAACCGGCGCGCTGGAAGCCTCGCGCGCAGCCGCAGCCGCAGAGGCCGAACGCGCAATTCATGCATTGCGCAACCTTCCATCGAATTTGCACGCTTCAGGTTTGCTACAATTAGCGGCTCAGTTGCTTGAGCGACGTGCCTGA